A genomic segment from Trueperaceae bacterium encodes:
- a CDS encoding phage tail sheath C-terminal domain-containing protein — MPTTVSYPGVYVEEIPSGVRTLIGVPTSVTAFVGMARRGLSNEPVTVNGFADFEREFGGLWSQSTMSYAVRDFFLNGGGQAVIVRIHNGAEAAKVEGLQNWPTFEAKSEGKWGDGLQVLIEAVPGDPDRYNLRVRDSGTGEEERHLNIDVGPSAADKPLPRSVDKVLASSSRLLKVTGSIPTAAPTPSDAPDPGQDPFTKAAGAKDGKDGTAVTAAEFEGDENAKTGIYALLKLEASGGIFNLLCLPPPDRDTDLATGTLSKAVKLCVDERAMLIVDPPTGWTSVTAAATNLSALGISGVEARNAAVFFPRLKQPDPEQDYAVDTFVPSGAVAGVFARTDTQRGVWKAPAGLDATLGGVPELTVPMTDAENGQLNPLGINCLRAFPVHGRLVWGSRTLRGADQAADEYKYIPVRRTALFIEETLYRGLKWVVFEPNDEPLWAQIRLNVGAFMQGLFRQGAFQGKTPREAYFVKCDKETTTQNDIDKGIVNIVVGFAPLKPAEFVIIKLQQMAGQLET, encoded by the coding sequence GACCACAGTCAGCTACCCAGGCGTCTACGTCGAGGAGATCCCGAGCGGCGTTCGCACCCTGATCGGCGTTCCCACCTCCGTGACCGCCTTCGTCGGCATGGCGCGGCGCGGTCTCAGCAACGAGCCCGTCACCGTCAACGGCTTCGCGGACTTCGAGCGGGAGTTCGGCGGGCTCTGGTCACAGAGCACCATGAGCTACGCCGTGCGCGACTTCTTCCTCAACGGCGGAGGTCAGGCGGTCATCGTCCGGATACACAACGGCGCGGAGGCGGCCAAGGTGGAGGGCCTCCAGAACTGGCCGACCTTCGAGGCCAAGTCCGAGGGCAAGTGGGGCGACGGCCTCCAGGTGCTCATCGAGGCCGTCCCGGGCGACCCCGATCGCTACAACCTTCGCGTCAGGGACAGCGGCACTGGCGAAGAGGAGCGTCACCTCAACATCGACGTCGGCCCTTCGGCTGCGGACAAGCCGCTTCCCCGCAGCGTGGACAAGGTGCTCGCGAGCAGCTCGCGGCTCCTCAAGGTCACTGGCTCCATCCCGACGGCCGCTCCGACCCCCAGCGATGCGCCCGATCCGGGGCAGGACCCGTTCACGAAGGCCGCCGGGGCCAAGGACGGCAAAGACGGCACGGCCGTGACGGCCGCCGAGTTCGAAGGGGACGAGAACGCGAAGACGGGCATCTACGCCCTGCTCAAGCTCGAGGCCAGCGGCGGCATCTTCAACCTCCTGTGCCTGCCGCCGCCCGACCGCGACACCGACCTCGCGACCGGGACGCTCTCGAAGGCCGTGAAGCTGTGCGTCGACGAACGAGCGATGCTGATCGTCGACCCTCCCACCGGTTGGACCAGCGTCACCGCGGCGGCGACCAACCTCTCCGCACTGGGCATCAGCGGGGTGGAGGCCCGGAACGCCGCCGTCTTCTTCCCGCGCCTCAAGCAGCCCGATCCGGAGCAGGACTACGCCGTCGACACCTTCGTCCCGAGCGGCGCCGTGGCCGGCGTCTTCGCCCGCACCGACACGCAGCGCGGCGTGTGGAAGGCCCCGGCGGGGCTCGACGCCACGCTAGGCGGCGTCCCCGAGCTCACCGTGCCGATGACCGACGCCGAGAACGGGCAGCTCAACCCCCTGGGCATCAACTGCCTCCGGGCGTTCCCCGTGCACGGACGCCTGGTGTGGGGCAGCCGCACCCTCAGGGGCGCGGACCAAGCAGCCGACGAGTACAAGTACATCCCGGTCCGCCGCACCGCGCTGTTCATCGAGGAGACGCTCTACCGCGGCCTCAAGTGGGTCGTGTTCGAGCCGAACGACGAGCCGCTGTGGGCGCAGATCCGCCTGAACGTGGGCGCCTTCATGCAGGGCCTCTTCAGGCAAGGGGCCTTCCAGGGCAAGACGCCGCGCGAGGCGTACTTCGTGAAGTGCGACAAGGAGACGACGACACAGAACGACATCGACAAGGGGATCGTCAACATCGTCGTCGGCTTCGCCCCGCTCAAGCCCGCCGAGTTCGTGATCATCAAGCTGC